The Carassius carassius chromosome 9, fCarCar2.1, whole genome shotgun sequence genome includes a region encoding these proteins:
- the LOC132149009 gene encoding probable phosphatase phospho1, with amino-acid sequence MMRDSVFSCCVSPPHPPRGVEEHHQQHRSRAQAPPPNDRRFLIFFDFDETLVDECSDDSMVTVAPGGVLPGWLKDTYRSGRYNEYMQRVLAYLSEQGITPADIRGTVEKLPPCPGIPTLMHFLLSQPSRDFEVVCVSDANTVFIETWLEHLGFRPLFLRIFTNPAHFDDNGQLQLRPFHSHKCLRCPANMCKAVVVRQYVAQRVRERSGRPYQKVLYVGDGANDFCPSLTLSPGDIAFPRRDFPMHKLIQEMEEAKPGEFKASVVPWNSGEDVINTLRKILERP; translated from the coding sequence ATGATGAGGGACTCTGTCTTCAGCTGCTGCGTTTCCCCGCCCCATCCTCCTAGAGGAGTGGAGGAGCACCACCAACAACACAGAAGCAGAGCTCAAGCTCCGCCTCCTAATGACAGGCGTTTCCTTATATTCTTTGACTTTGATGAGACCCTGGTGGATGAGTGCAGCGATGACTCTATGGTTACTGTGGCGCCTGGTGGAGTCCTGCCCGGCTGGTTGAAGGACACCTACCGTTCCGGCCGCTACAATGAGTACATGCAGCGTGTGCTGGCCTACCTCTCCGAACAGGGCATCACCCCGGCAGATATTCGAGGCACAGTGGAGAAACTCCCTCCCTGCCCAGGCATTCCCACTTTGATGCATTTCCTGCTCTCCCAGCCATCAAGGGACTTTGAAGTCGTTTGTGTGTCAGATGCTAATACGGTCTTCATTGAGACATGGCTGGAGCACCTGGGCTTCCGCCCGCTTTTTCTGCGTATTTTCACCAATCCAGCTCACTTTGATGATAACGGGCAGCTGCAGCTTCGCCCCTTCCACTCTCATAAGTGCCTGCGATGCCCAGCGAACATGTGCAAAGCAGTGGTGGTGAGGCAGTACGTGGCCCAGCGTGTGCGAGAGAGGAGCGGACGGCCGTACCAGAAGGTTTTGTATGTGGGTGATGGGGCCAATGACTTTTGCCCGTCACTCACACTGTCACCGGGTGATATAGCATTCCCACGCCGGGACTTTCCAATGCACAAACTGATCCAAGAGATGGAGGAAGCCAAACCTGGAGAGTTCAAGGCCAGTGTGGTGCCCTGGAACAGTGGAGAAGATGTCATCAACACCCTGAGAAAAATATTAGAGAGGccctaa